A portion of the Actomonas aquatica genome contains these proteins:
- the purD gene encoding phosphoribosylamine--glycine ligase, whose protein sequence is MTQLPSSVLVVGSGGREHALIRAIAASPASPRLLAAPGNPGMAADGAACHAVKADDIPGLVALAQAEKVDFVVVGPEVPLALGLVDALADAGIPAYGPKKDGGELEASKILTKQILLKYGIPTAPAGIFDEVEPALTYLRERGAPIVVKADGLAAGKGVIVAATLDEAEAGVRDMLSGNKFGEAGSRVLIEDCLEGEETSILVVVSGTDYLILPTSQDHKRIREGDTGPNTGGMGTYSPAEVVTPELLAQIDREIVLPSVEAIANEGIDFRGTLFIGIMLTAEGPSVLEYNTRFGDPETQVVLPRLGCDVLELLWRAAQGKLAGFDLQVHEDSAAMCVVIAADGYPGDYPKGDPISVPEPLPSGVAVIHAGTSTDEAGQLVSAGGRVLGVTALAPTLRAAADAAYETCEAIGMATKVFRRDIGARQFGRHQ, encoded by the coding sequence ACGCTCTCATTCGCGCCATCGCGGCTTCCCCCGCCTCGCCGCGCCTGCTCGCCGCTCCGGGCAACCCCGGCATGGCCGCCGACGGCGCCGCCTGCCACGCCGTCAAAGCCGATGATATTCCCGGTCTGGTTGCCCTCGCCCAAGCGGAGAAGGTCGACTTCGTCGTCGTCGGCCCCGAGGTCCCCCTCGCACTCGGCCTCGTCGACGCTCTGGCCGACGCCGGCATCCCCGCCTACGGCCCGAAAAAAGACGGCGGCGAACTCGAAGCCTCCAAAATCCTCACCAAGCAGATCCTGCTCAAATACGGCATCCCCACCGCCCCGGCCGGAATCTTCGATGAGGTGGAGCCCGCCCTCACCTACCTGCGCGAACGTGGCGCGCCCATCGTCGTCAAGGCCGACGGTCTCGCCGCCGGCAAGGGCGTCATCGTCGCCGCGACCCTCGACGAAGCCGAAGCCGGCGTGCGCGACATGCTTTCGGGCAACAAATTTGGCGAAGCCGGCTCCCGCGTCCTCATCGAGGACTGCCTCGAGGGCGAAGAGACTTCGATCCTCGTGGTCGTTTCCGGCACCGACTACCTCATCCTGCCGACTTCGCAGGACCACAAACGCATCCGCGAGGGCGACACCGGCCCCAACACCGGTGGCATGGGCACCTACTCCCCGGCCGAGGTCGTCACCCCCGAACTCCTCGCCCAAATCGACCGCGAGATCGTGCTGCCCTCCGTCGAAGCCATTGCCAACGAGGGCATCGATTTCCGCGGCACCCTCTTCATCGGCATCATGCTCACCGCCGAAGGCCCGTCCGTGCTCGAATACAACACCCGCTTCGGCGACCCCGAGACCCAGGTCGTCCTCCCGCGCCTCGGTTGTGACGTGCTCGAGCTGCTCTGGCGCGCCGCCCAAGGCAAACTCGCCGGCTTCGACCTGCAGGTTCACGAGGACTCCGCCGCCATGTGCGTCGTGATCGCCGCCGACGGTTACCCCGGCGACTACCCGAAGGGCGACCCGATTTCCGTTCCCGAGCCCCTGCCCTCCGGCGTTGCCGTCATCCACGCCGGCACCAGCACCGACGAGGCCGGGCAACTGGTCTCCGCCGGCGGCCGCGTCCTCGGCGTCACGGCTCTCGCGCCCACCCTGCGCGCCGCCGCCGACGCCGCCTACGAGACCTGCGAAGCTATCGGCATGGCCACCAAAGTATTCCGCCGCGACATCGGCGCCCGCCAATTTGGCCGTCACCAATGA
- a CDS encoding low molecular weight protein arginine phosphatase has translation MADPQSGLLLAVCTANICRSPMVEALLAHALKAEEGPLKSFRVASAGVAARSGDPASANSVTALKKVGLDISKHRSQPLTPELLSEATAVFVMTESHRDIIYAMFEPQPENIFLLREFMPPEADQQIADPYGGPLPLYEMCRDEIVEAIPSLLEFLRREIPGN, from the coding sequence ATGGCTGACCCGCAATCCGGACTCCTCCTCGCCGTCTGCACCGCCAACATCTGCCGTTCGCCGATGGTGGAGGCGCTGCTCGCCCACGCCCTCAAGGCCGAAGAAGGCCCGCTCAAGAGCTTCCGGGTCGCCTCGGCCGGGGTCGCCGCCCGCTCGGGCGATCCCGCCTCGGCCAACTCCGTCACCGCGCTCAAAAAGGTGGGCCTCGATATTTCGAAACACCGCAGCCAGCCGCTCACGCCCGAGCTGCTCAGCGAAGCCACCGCGGTCTTCGTCATGACCGAGTCCCACCGCGACATCATTTACGCCATGTTTGAGCCGCAGCCGGAAAACATCTTCCTCCTGCGCGAGTTCATGCCGCCCGAGGCCGATCAGCAGATCGCCGATCCCTACGGCGGCCCGCTGCCGCTCTACGAAATGTGCCGCGACGAGATCGTCGAAGCCATCCCCTCGCTGCTCGAATTCCTCCGCCGCGAAATCCCCGGCAACTGA
- the glyA gene encoding serine hydroxymethyltransferase, whose protein sequence is MNTAPLATADPAIAAAIAAERSRQESHIELIASENFTYPAVIEAQGSVLTNKYAEGYPAKRWYGGCEHVDVVENLAIERAMELFGAEHANVQPHSGSQANFAVYTAVLQPGDKVLGMNLAHGGHLTHGNPVNFSGKLYEFVQYGVREDTGLIDYEELAAVAEREKPKMITVGASAYSRIIDFERMGQIAKSVGAYLFADIAHIAGLVAAGVHPSPVPHADFVTTTTHKTLRGPRGGLILCKAEHAKAINSAMFPGGQGGPLMHVIAAKAVCFAEALKPEFKTYAQQIVKNSQALAAAMIDRGYKLISGGSDNHLFLVDLRANLPELTAKKAQETLDLAHITCNKNTVPFETRSPFQASGIRLGTPAVTSRGFDETDMVEIADCIDTVLKAIDTDGLDAALDAVKARVAALTAKYPLPYPV, encoded by the coding sequence ATGAACACCGCCCCCCTCGCCACCGCCGATCCCGCCATCGCCGCTGCCATCGCGGCCGAACGCTCCCGCCAGGAGAGCCACATCGAGCTGATCGCTTCCGAGAATTTCACCTACCCGGCCGTCATTGAGGCCCAGGGCAGCGTGCTCACCAACAAGTATGCCGAGGGTTACCCGGCCAAGCGCTGGTATGGCGGTTGCGAGCACGTCGACGTCGTCGAAAACCTCGCCATCGAGCGCGCCATGGAGCTCTTCGGCGCCGAGCACGCCAACGTTCAGCCGCACTCCGGCTCCCAGGCCAACTTCGCCGTCTACACCGCCGTGCTCCAGCCCGGCGACAAGGTCCTCGGCATGAACCTCGCCCACGGCGGCCACCTCACCCACGGCAACCCGGTCAACTTCTCCGGCAAGCTGTATGAGTTTGTTCAATACGGCGTGCGCGAGGACACCGGCCTCATCGACTACGAGGAGCTCGCCGCCGTCGCCGAACGCGAAAAGCCGAAGATGATCACCGTGGGTGCCTCCGCCTACTCGCGCATCATCGACTTCGAGCGCATGGGCCAGATCGCCAAGTCCGTCGGCGCCTACCTGTTCGCCGACATCGCCCACATCGCCGGTCTCGTCGCCGCCGGCGTGCACCCGTCGCCCGTGCCGCACGCCGACTTCGTCACCACCACCACCCACAAGACCCTGCGCGGTCCCCGCGGCGGCCTCATCCTCTGCAAGGCCGAGCATGCCAAGGCCATCAACTCCGCCATGTTCCCCGGTGGTCAGGGCGGCCCGCTCATGCACGTCATCGCCGCCAAGGCCGTTTGCTTCGCCGAGGCCCTCAAGCCCGAGTTCAAGACCTACGCCCAGCAGATCGTCAAAAACTCGCAGGCCCTCGCCGCCGCCATGATCGATCGCGGCTACAAGCTCATTTCCGGTGGCTCCGACAACCACCTCTTCCTCGTCGACCTGCGCGCGAACCTGCCCGAGCTCACCGCCAAGAAGGCCCAGGAGACGCTCGATCTCGCCCACATCACCTGCAACAAGAACACCGTGCCCTTCGAGACCCGTTCGCCCTTCCAGGCCTCCGGTATACGCCTCGGCACGCCCGCCGTCACCAGCCGCGGTTTTGACGAAACCGACATGGTCGAGATCGCCGACTGCATCGACACCGTGCTCAAGGCCATCGACACCGACGGCCTCGATGCCGCCCTCGATGCCGTGAAGGCCCGCGTGGCTGCGCTCACCGCCAAATACCCGCTGCCCTACCCGGTTTGA
- a CDS encoding CHASE domain-containing protein, with product MPAAAPESTPSSTSRHRVGLTRGQAKALVWGVTLVGLALSVFLARRAQLSEEARIRDNFRTLATFQIAANRERVSLIEELLGSLRRGIMFQGTVTREEFDGMCADIINDHEGFLSLQWVQYVPHRYRSEVERALSLDYGQPLPVKQRTRDGGFAPAADQDVYHIIRHAYPLEFNAIVLGYDVSTAPSVADQNRALQSRSLAVTAPFRLAQATPADDTQGIIFILPVFEQEPFAAVPRGFVQGVFRMDGIFAPAIQPEYTSFATFRYFAVNESDGIQHLLYSSDAAEHAAGIASAPDPDAPFVVDEFAIGGRTWRFTASPSPTWLQNRQTREPETLFIAGFCISLLSALSLHSFFRRAHEVERLVEERTHALLTHQNELQAILDNSPNAIWIKDDTGHYILANKEMAELYGLTVEQIVGHRDEALFNSEIAEKLRESDRRVLESRVHSLFEGEYDIRGEKRYYYTVKFPLFDADGEPFGVGGISTDVTTFKRVETQLAETQKLESLGVLAGGIAHDFNNLLTGMLGNASLISLELPPETEVGHSAREIETAARRAAELCRQMLAYSGRGKFVVERLDLSSAIRELVPLLRSSVRADVTLKLDLADDLPPIDVDPSQLRQIIMNLVINASEATDGADGRVMVHTATADVDSETLRAGIGHPDLPAGRYVRFRVTDNGCGITPDNLRRIFEPFFTTKFTGRGLGLSAVLGIVRSHHGAMLVDSIEGKGTTFELLLPSAEGEFDTRPPLPVSPLTASGRLRGKRIFLVEDEPSIYQLATRVLARVGAHVTAYENGARAASEFHPGQHDFAVLDLTLPGLSGREILIRLRDRDPRLPVLLISGYSENEAIQLCGTNQPDGFLQKPFSADELVKAIETILGQRA from the coding sequence ATGCCCGCGGCCGCCCCTGAATCCACTCCCTCCTCCACCTCGCGTCACCGGGTGGGGCTCACCCGTGGGCAGGCCAAGGCCTTGGTTTGGGGCGTCACACTCGTCGGTCTCGCCCTCAGCGTGTTCCTCGCTCGCCGCGCCCAACTCAGCGAGGAGGCCCGCATCCGCGACAACTTCCGCACGCTCGCCACGTTTCAAATCGCCGCCAATCGCGAACGCGTCTCCCTCATTGAGGAACTCCTCGGCAGTCTGCGTCGCGGCATCATGTTCCAGGGCACCGTCACCCGCGAAGAGTTCGACGGCATGTGCGCGGACATCATCAACGACCATGAGGGCTTCCTCTCCCTGCAGTGGGTGCAATACGTGCCCCACCGCTATCGTTCTGAGGTCGAGCGCGCTCTCTCGCTGGATTACGGCCAACCCTTACCGGTCAAGCAACGCACCCGCGACGGCGGTTTTGCCCCGGCCGCCGATCAGGATGTCTATCACATCATCCGGCACGCCTACCCGCTCGAGTTCAACGCCATCGTGCTCGGCTACGACGTGAGCACGGCCCCGTCGGTGGCCGACCAAAACCGCGCCCTGCAATCGCGTTCGCTCGCCGTCACCGCTCCCTTCCGTCTCGCGCAAGCCACGCCCGCCGACGACACTCAGGGCATCATTTTCATCCTGCCGGTGTTTGAGCAGGAGCCCTTCGCGGCCGTGCCACGCGGTTTTGTGCAGGGCGTGTTCCGCATGGACGGAATCTTCGCCCCCGCCATCCAACCCGAGTATACGTCGTTCGCCACCTTCCGCTACTTCGCGGTCAACGAGAGCGACGGTATTCAACACCTCCTCTATTCCAGCGACGCAGCCGAACACGCCGCCGGGATCGCATCGGCTCCCGATCCTGACGCCCCCTTCGTCGTCGACGAATTTGCCATCGGCGGTCGCACCTGGCGCTTCACGGCCTCGCCTTCGCCGACTTGGCTGCAAAACCGTCAGACACGCGAACCTGAGACCCTTTTCATCGCGGGCTTCTGCATCTCTCTGCTGAGCGCGCTTTCACTACACAGTTTCTTCCGTCGCGCCCATGAAGTGGAGCGCCTCGTCGAGGAACGCACCCACGCCCTGCTCACCCACCAAAACGAACTCCAAGCCATCCTCGACAACAGTCCCAACGCGATCTGGATCAAGGACGACACCGGCCACTACATCCTCGCCAACAAAGAGATGGCCGAGCTCTACGGGCTCACCGTCGAACAGATTGTCGGGCACCGCGACGAAGCCCTTTTTAACTCGGAGATTGCCGAGAAACTTCGCGAGTCCGATCGCCGCGTGCTCGAATCTCGAGTCCACAGTCTGTTCGAAGGCGAATACGACATCCGCGGCGAAAAACGTTATTACTACACGGTGAAGTTTCCCCTGTTCGACGCCGACGGAGAACCCTTCGGCGTCGGCGGCATCTCGACCGATGTCACCACCTTCAAACGGGTGGAAACCCAACTCGCCGAAACCCAAAAGCTCGAGAGCCTCGGTGTCCTCGCCGGCGGCATCGCCCACGACTTCAACAATCTGCTCACCGGCATGCTGGGCAACGCGTCCCTCATCTCGCTAGAACTCCCCCCTGAGACCGAAGTGGGCCACTCCGCCCGCGAGATCGAAACCGCCGCCCGCCGCGCCGCCGAACTCTGCCGCCAAATGCTCGCCTACTCGGGCCGCGGCAAATTTGTGGTCGAACGCCTCGATCTGTCGTCCGCCATCCGCGAACTCGTGCCGTTGCTGCGCTCCTCCGTCCGCGCCGACGTCACGCTGAAGCTCGATCTCGCCGACGACTTGCCGCCCATCGATGTCGACCCATCGCAGCTGCGTCAGATCATCATGAATCTGGTGATCAACGCCAGCGAGGCCACCGACGGTGCCGACGGTCGGGTCATGGTGCACACCGCGACCGCCGACGTGGACAGCGAGACACTCCGTGCCGGCATTGGCCACCCCGACCTGCCCGCCGGCCGCTACGTCCGTTTCCGCGTGACCGACAACGGCTGCGGCATCACCCCGGACAACCTGCGCCGGATTTTCGAACCGTTCTTCACCACCAAATTCACCGGCCGCGGCCTCGGGCTATCGGCCGTGCTCGGCATCGTGCGCAGCCATCACGGCGCCATGCTCGTCGACTCCATCGAAGGCAAGGGCACAACCTTCGAGCTGTTGCTCCCCTCCGCCGAAGGCGAGTTTGATACCCGTCCGCCGCTCCCAGTCAGCCCGCTGACGGCTTCCGGTCGACTGCGAGGCAAACGCATCTTCCTAGTCGAGGACGAACCCTCCATCTACCAACTCGCCACCCGCGTGCTGGCCCGCGTAGGCGCTCACGTGACCGCCTACGAAAACGGGGCCCGCGCCGCCTCGGAGTTTCATCCCGGGCAGCACGATTTTGCCGTGCTCGACCTCACGCTGCCTGGCCTCAGCGGCCGCGAGATCCTGATCCGCCTGCGCGACCGCGACCCGCGCCTGCCCGTCCTGCTCATCAGCGGTTACTCCGAAAACGAAGCCATCCAGCTGTGCGGCACCAACCAGCCCGACGGCTTCCTGCAGAAACCGTTCTCCGCCGATGAGCTGGTCAAAGCCATCGAGACCATCCTCGGTCAACGCGCCTAG
- the argA gene encoding amino-acid N-acetyltransferase, which translates to MSAPTSVPAAETSIKPTDLRGILKYIPRFRDQIFVVALDGAVIADDNLTNLLVDIAVLRSLTIKVVLVHGISQQLAELSTLREIPITNADGTGVTDRPTLDLAVRASSRVSHLVLEGLTQNGLKCAITNAIRALPVGIIRGVDQQFTGRVDRIDKDTLHHLIAADIVPIIQPIGFAPNGHTLRINSDLLAIEVAEALDATKVIYLTNQDGLRINGELRRDIAVDTLRKTLDSVPESVAPTARSKALHAVKAIESGIPRVHLVDGRVYDSLLNEVFSSEGVGTLIYGNDYQQVRKATRSDVRFIHSLTRSAVKREELLHRTQQAIEKNIDQFYVFEVDENIVACVTLQFYPDRPELAELGSLYVMPFHHKRGVGRKMVEFAALRAKELGAKYLLALSTQNPGFFTNVCGFDESDKSALPAERLKTYEASGRNAKVLVRAL; encoded by the coding sequence ATGTCTGCTCCGACCTCCGTTCCCGCTGCCGAAACGTCGATCAAACCGACCGACCTGCGCGGTATCCTCAAATACATTCCGCGCTTCCGGGATCAGATTTTTGTGGTCGCCCTCGACGGTGCGGTCATCGCCGACGACAACCTCACCAACCTCTTGGTCGATATCGCCGTCCTGCGCAGCCTGACCATCAAAGTCGTCCTGGTTCACGGCATCTCCCAACAACTCGCCGAGCTGTCGACCCTGCGCGAAATCCCGATCACCAATGCCGACGGCACCGGCGTGACCGATCGCCCCACCCTCGACCTCGCCGTTCGCGCCTCTTCGCGCGTGTCCCATCTCGTGCTCGAAGGCCTCACCCAAAACGGCCTCAAGTGCGCCATCACCAACGCCATTCGCGCCCTCCCCGTCGGCATCATCCGCGGCGTCGATCAGCAGTTCACCGGCCGCGTCGATCGCATCGACAAAGACACACTGCACCATCTCATCGCAGCCGACATCGTGCCCATCATCCAGCCCATCGGTTTCGCCCCCAACGGCCACACCCTGCGCATCAACTCCGACCTCCTCGCCATCGAAGTCGCCGAGGCCCTCGACGCCACCAAGGTCATTTATCTCACCAACCAGGACGGCCTGCGCATCAACGGCGAACTCCGCCGCGACATCGCCGTCGACACCCTGCGCAAGACCCTCGACAGCGTGCCCGAATCCGTCGCGCCGACCGCCCGTTCCAAGGCCCTGCACGCCGTCAAAGCCATCGAGAGTGGCATCCCCCGCGTGCACCTCGTCGACGGTCGCGTCTACGACAGCCTGCTCAACGAGGTCTTCTCCAGCGAGGGCGTCGGCACGCTCATTTACGGCAACGACTATCAACAGGTCCGCAAAGCCACCCGCAGCGACGTGCGCTTCATTCACAGCCTTACCCGAAGCGCCGTGAAGCGCGAGGAACTGCTCCACCGCACCCAGCAGGCGATCGAGAAAAATATCGACCAGTTCTACGTCTTCGAGGTCGACGAAAACATCGTCGCCTGCGTCACCCTGCAGTTCTATCCCGACCGCCCCGAGCTCGCCGAACTCGGCTCGCTCTACGTCATGCCCTTCCACCACAAACGCGGCGTCGGCCGCAAGATGGTCGAGTTCGCCGCTTTGCGCGCCAAGGAGCTCGGGGCCAAATACCTGCTCGCGCTCTCCACCCAGAATCCTGGTTTCTTCACCAACGTCTGCGGTTTCGACGAGTCCGACAAATCCGCCCTGCCGGCCGAGCGACTCAAGACCTACGAGGCCAGCGGCCGCAACGCCAAGGTCCTCGTCCGCGCCCTCTGA
- the dtd gene encoding D-aminoacyl-tRNA deacylase encodes MRAVVQRVSHAAVTVGERTTGAIGQGVLILLGITHADTTDDGEWLAQKIAKLRIFPDEGGNMNRSLLDTGGDALVVSQFTLHARVRKGTRPSFNDAAPPAQAEPLYETFRAQLSAALGGRPVPGGEFGAMMQVALENDGPVTLIVDTKA; translated from the coding sequence ATGCGCGCCGTCGTTCAACGCGTCTCCCACGCGGCCGTCACGGTCGGTGAACGCACCACCGGTGCCATCGGCCAGGGCGTGCTCATCCTGCTCGGTATCACCCACGCGGATACGACCGACGACGGCGAATGGCTCGCCCAAAAGATCGCCAAGCTGCGCATCTTCCCCGACGAGGGCGGCAACATGAACCGCTCACTCCTCGACACCGGCGGTGATGCGCTCGTCGTGAGCCAATTCACTCTGCACGCCCGCGTGCGCAAGGGCACCCGCCCGTCCTTCAACGACGCCGCCCCGCCCGCCCAGGCCGAGCCGCTCTACGAAACCTTTCGCGCGCAACTCTCTGCCGCCCTCGGCGGTCGCCCCGTGCCCGGCGGCGAGTTCGGCGCCATGATGCAGGTCGCGTTGGAAAATGACGGTCCGGTTACTCTCATTGTGGATACAAAGGCATAA
- a CDS encoding MFS transporter, with amino-acid sequence MGYLRFIREQPVEATFGFGTTLFTSVGQTFFISMFVPSLVAALPLTEGQFGTVYAAGTLVGALILPFAAAHYDTTPLAPYTRRVFFALGLSALVMAFVVHPAILFLAVVGLRLCGPGLVTHIANTTMAKGFERRRGLALGLTSLGYPLGEGILPPLAAALLIWIDWRFMWIALGLFYLTVLPWAATRLIARARFETFVASDLTTGPKPSTRRQLIAAFKLMGTDARFWWMLPVQVLLPMLITAAFLYQGPIAVSKGWSTTFMASLFTLFACFRAGTSLTSGHRIDRVGAIRLAPWVAVPVTLAFLLLAWGTHPAAGIGFFVLTGLTAGSSGNVLTAIWAELYGPAQLGTIKGLTGALAVFSSAAGPAIAGILLELGVGYPAMLTGFAIATALAALSATQLIRIGSNRRADRP; translated from the coding sequence ATGGGCTACCTGCGATTCATCCGCGAGCAACCGGTCGAGGCGACCTTCGGTTTTGGCACCACGCTGTTCACCAGCGTCGGCCAGACCTTCTTCATCTCGATGTTTGTGCCGTCGCTGGTCGCCGCCCTGCCGCTCACCGAAGGCCAGTTCGGCACCGTTTACGCCGCGGGCACCTTGGTCGGCGCGCTCATTCTGCCTTTCGCCGCCGCCCACTACGACACGACGCCGTTGGCCCCCTACACCCGCCGCGTGTTCTTCGCGCTGGGCCTTTCCGCCCTGGTCATGGCGTTTGTCGTGCATCCCGCCATCCTCTTCCTCGCCGTGGTCGGCCTGCGCCTCTGCGGCCCCGGTCTGGTCACCCACATCGCCAACACCACCATGGCCAAGGGCTTCGAACGCCGTCGCGGCCTCGCCCTGGGCCTCACCTCCCTCGGCTATCCCCTCGGTGAAGGCATCCTGCCACCGCTCGCCGCGGCCCTGCTTATCTGGATCGACTGGCGCTTCATGTGGATCGCCCTCGGGCTGTTCTACCTAACCGTTCTGCCTTGGGCGGCCACCCGACTGATCGCTCGCGCCCGCTTCGAGACCTTCGTGGCCAGCGACCTCACCACCGGCCCCAAACCGTCCACGCGCCGCCAGCTCATCGCCGCCTTCAAACTCATGGGCACCGATGCCCGTTTTTGGTGGATGCTGCCCGTGCAGGTCCTGCTGCCCATGCTCATCACCGCCGCCTTCCTCTACCAAGGTCCCATCGCCGTTTCAAAGGGGTGGAGCACCACCTTCATGGCGTCGCTTTTCACCCTCTTCGCCTGTTTCCGCGCCGGCACCTCGCTCACCTCCGGTCACCGCATCGACCGCGTCGGCGCCATCCGCCTCGCCCCCTGGGTCGCGGTGCCGGTCACCCTCGCGTTTCTCCTCCTCGCCTGGGGCACACATCCCGCCGCGGGAATCGGCTTCTTCGTCCTCACCGGTCTCACCGCCGGCTCCTCCGGCAACGTGCTCACCGCCATCTGGGCCGAACTCTACGGTCCGGCCCAACTCGGCACGATCAAAGGCCTCACCGGCGCGCTCGCCGTCTTCTCGTCCGCCGCCGGTCCTGCCATCGCCGGCATCCTCTTGGAACTGGGAGTCGGCTATCCTGCCATGCTGACCGGCTTCGCCATCGCCACCGCCCTCGCCGCCCTCAGCGCCACCCAACTCATCCGGATAGGGTCGAACCGCCGGGCCGACCGCCCCTGA
- a CDS encoding histone deacetylase family protein yields the protein MRCFYHPEYVFPLPPEHPFPMDKFWRAEAMLREANHPAITIHSHAPASIEQLHRVHTPTYLASIRAGALVKADAVRLGLPASEALLHRSALEVGGTLAATQAALEDGLACNLAGGTHHAFADRGLGYCVLNDVAVAIRELHTTRPKLRIFVVDTDAHQGNGTHGIFAAEDRVFTYSIHVGKNYPAAKTPGDLDVPLPRYVEGADYLEQLESTLSPALDDFAPDFVFWIGGADLHIDDRFGQMRLTDEHFAARDHHILDLVTTRRVPTVVLYGGGYNRDRIKTARLHADTVLRAADHAQK from the coding sequence ATGCGCTGCTTCTACCACCCCGAATACGTCTTCCCGCTGCCCCCGGAACACCCGTTCCCGATGGACAAATTCTGGCGCGCCGAAGCCATGCTCCGCGAGGCGAACCACCCCGCGATCACGATCCACTCGCACGCGCCCGCATCCATCGAGCAACTCCACCGCGTTCACACCCCGACCTATCTCGCCAGCATTCGCGCGGGTGCCCTCGTCAAAGCCGATGCCGTGCGCCTCGGTCTACCCGCCAGCGAAGCCCTGCTCCATCGCTCTGCCCTCGAGGTCGGCGGCACCCTCGCCGCCACCCAGGCCGCCCTCGAAGACGGCCTCGCCTGCAACCTCGCCGGCGGCACTCACCACGCCTTTGCCGACCGCGGACTCGGCTACTGCGTCCTTAACGACGTCGCCGTCGCCATTCGCGAACTCCACACCACTCGCCCCAAGCTCCGTATCTTCGTAGTCGATACAGACGCCCACCAAGGCAATGGCACGCACGGCATTTTCGCCGCCGAGGACCGGGTCTTCACCTACTCCATTCACGTCGGCAAAAACTATCCCGCCGCGAAAACCCCGGGCGACTTGGATGTGCCGCTGCCACGCTACGTCGAGGGAGCCGACTACCTCGAGCAACTGGAGTCGACCCTCTCCCCTGCCCTCGATGACTTCGCCCCCGACTTCGTGTTTTGGATCGGCGGTGCCGACCTGCACATCGACGACCGTTTTGGCCAGATGCGCCTGACCGACGAACACTTCGCCGCGCGCGACCATCACATCCTGGATCTCGTCACGACCCGTCGTGTGCCCACCGTCGTGCTCTACGGCGGCGGCTACAACCGAGACCGGATCAAAACCGCCCGCCTCCACGCCGACACCGTCCTCCGCGCCGCCGACCACGCGCAAAAATAA